Genomic DNA from Chlorocebus sabaeus isolate Y175 chromosome 6, mChlSab1.0.hap1, whole genome shotgun sequence:
TGCACACAGCGTCCATGTCGATGATGGAGTCAATGCTTTCAGGCCCATCCTCCACGCAGCACTGGGAGCCGGGGCAGAAGCGGCAGTTGTCCAGCCCCTTGTAGCCCTTGTTGTGTCCACATTTCTCCAGTGTGACTGTGGTCGCCATGCCTGACACCCCCACATGCACCACCAGCTGCATACAGACAGGGGCAGGACTTAACATGGCCTGCCCATGGGACTCGGAGGAGGTCCCCCTGAGGCCAAGGAAAAGGCAGCATCCTTACTGGGCTCTGCCTGGGGTTGTGTTGTTTCTGACCTCCTGCTGCTGGAATAGACCCCGCAGTCACTCTTGCAAAAAGGTATGCCACGTAAGACAGGCAAGAATTTGAAACATGCAAGGCTGTTCATTGCAGCTCTTCCTGTTATCGAAAtcaaatactggaaacaagctaaCTAGCCACCCAGAGGGAGTTAGTTCAATAAATAATGAGCTACTATGCAGCTGTTAAAATGCCAGCgcagtgtttttatttgtttctttgtttgttgaaatggagtcttgctctgtcgcccaggctggagtgcaatggtgtgatctcagctcactgcaacctccccctcctgggttcaagtgattctctggtctcagcctcctgagtagctgggattacagatgtgtgccaccacacccggctaattttgtatttttagtagagacagggtttcaccatgttggccaggctggtctcgaactcctgacctccggtgatccgcccactttggcatcccaaagtgctgggattacaggcgtgagctaccatgcccagtcttgtttgttcgtttttgtaagagacaggatcttgctctgttgcccaggcaggagtgcagtggcacaaaaatcttggctcactatagtcttaaactcctgggctcgagcaattctcctgcctcagccttctgaatagctggaactataagcatgcaccatcatgcctaattttaaattttttttgtagagatggggtctcactacgctgcccaggctagtctcaaactcctggactcaagcaatcctcctgccgcagtcttccaaagtgctgggattgcagacatgagccactacccTTGGCCTGGATAACCCTTTGggttttttgagactaagtctcgctctgctgcccaggctggagtgccatggcacaatctcggctcactgcaacctccgcctcccagttgcaagcgattctcctgcctcagcctcccgagtagctgggactacaagtgcccgccaccatacccggctaattttttgtatttttagtagagatagggtttcgccatgttgcccaggctggtcgcgaactcctgagctcaggtgatccatctgcctcggcctcccaacgtgctgggattccaggcgtgagccaccgtgccaggcctgaaAAGCCCTTTTGAAGACAAGACCGTGTGGAATTGGTCACGTGATCCGATCAGGAACAAAGCCACCTAAGTCCTCCACATGAAGGGTGCCAATCTGTAAGTCCTGATGAGGAAGCACCACCCCTCGGCACCACTCACCTGTGGACTGTGCTTCTCCCACAGGGCAGGGATGAGTCTCTGGACTGTTTTGTACTCAACCGGAATCTCGTACACGTGCAGGTCCACACTGTCCCCAAGGCCTAGCTTTTCCAGCTCCTGGAAGAGAAGAGAGTGGGAGTGTCGTGGCCCGTGACGGCAGCTATGGGGATAATGCGCTCCCTGGGGGTGAAACAAACAGGCCGCTCTTCTGACTTATTCTGCAGGATGGGAAGTGGTGAGTGTTGATTGAGTTCAAAGCCCCTCATTTCCTTCCCCACCCACTTGCCTTGAAGTATCTCTGCATCTCTATGGAAGGTGACATGATTCTATGGCCCCTGGGGTTAAATCCCAGGCTCCTTGGACTCAATCctgtctgtgtgaccttgggtaatcCACTTAACCTctcagagtctcagtttcctcatctgtaaaatgggaataacagagtatcaggccgggcgcggtggctcaggcctgtaatcccagcactttgggaggccaaggtaggcagaccaccttgaggtcaggagttcgagcccagtctggccaacatggtgtaatcccatctctactaaaaatacaagaattagccagtgtggtagcatacgcctgtaatcccagctacttgggaggctgaggcagaattgcttgaacctgggaggcagaggttgtagtgagccga
This window encodes:
- the PGPEP1 gene encoding pyroglutamyl-peptidase 1 isoform X2 yields the protein MEQPRKAVVVTGFGPFGEHTVNASWIAVQELEKLGLGDSVDLHVYEIPVEYKTVQRLIPALWEKHSPQLVVHVGVSGMATTVTLEKCGHNKGYKGLDNCRFCPGSQCCVEDGPESIDSIIDMDAVCKRVTTLGLDVSVTISQDAGRVTVDQPSSTCPHWGSRTTQTSWAGH